In Candidatus Manganitrophus noduliformans, the genomic stretch TCCGGCTGGAAGATCGGCGGGACCGGCTGAGGGTGGTTCGGCATCCGGGTTTTGATCCAGCTGAATTGGGGGGTGTTATGGGCGGGAAGCTGAACCATCGTGATCCGGACGCGGCTCTTGTCGTGGATCAGCTCCGACCGGAGCGCGTCGGTGAATCCTTTGACCGCATGTTTGGCGCCGCAGTAGGCCGATTGCAGCGGGATCGAGCGGTAGGCGAGGGCCGAGCCGACCTGGACGATCGTCCCCCGGTCGCGCGGGAGCATCCGGCGCAGCGCCGCCAGCGTCCCGTAAACATAGCTGAGGTAGGTCACGTCGGTCACCCGTTTAAACTCCTCGGGGGGCATCTCTTTGACCGGGGAGAGGACCGAGACCATCGCGTTGTTCACCCAGATGTCGATCGGCCCGAACGCCTCCTCCACCGCGGCCGCCGCCGCTTCGACCTGTTCGGCGTCGGACACGTCGATCGGGATCACCAACGCCTTCCCTCCGGCCGCTTCGACCTCTTTGCGCGCCCCGGCGAGGCCGTCTTCTCCTCGCGCCAGCAGACCGATCTTCGCCTTTCTCTTGGCGAATTCCCGGACGACGGCGCGGCCGACGCCGGCCGACGCCCCGGTGACGACGACGACTTCCGGACGGCCGTCCTGATCCTCCGAGGGGATGGCATGCCGCCAGAGCGACGACCACCCCCCGCCGAACCGCTTTGTCCTCCGGCCCCGGACCAAGGCGAAGGAGGAGAGAAGCGCGCCGACGATCAGGCTGTTGAAGAGGGGGCTCCCTTCATAGTCGAAAATCGACGGCGCCGCGATCAGCCAGAGGCCGAAGGCGAAATTGATCCATCGGAGCGGCCGGAGGACTTCCCACATCGCCATGAGGGCGACGCTGGCGACGATCGGCCCGACGATAGAGTCGTTCGTGCGCGCGGCGCCGGTGTAGCCGAGGAGCGCCGGCGCGGCCGTCAGCCAGACTCCGAGGAGCATATTGAATATTCGGGCCGACATCGTTTTCTCCCTTAAGCCGCTTTCGAAAGCGGCTCTGTTTTTTCATCCCGCTCTTCCAGGCCCCAGAACGCCCGCCAGAGCGATCGTCCGCGATCATACTCGCGCCGCAGGAACTGCAAGCTGGCGAGGACTTCGTCCATCGCCGGCCCGATCATGACGACTGAAATGAAGGCGGTGACGAGGCAGAGGGTGCACCAGTCGCCGAGGAGGACCGGCTGCGCGATCACCAGAAAGAGGCTGACGATCCCGAGCGGCCCCACGGCGATTCCGAAGAGGATCACCATCCAGGGCATCGTTTTCCATCGCCGGGCGCCGCCGATCGCTCCGGTCACGGCGTCGAGCAGGTAGGCGAAAGCGCCGAGGGCGGCGTCCGACACCGGAAAGACGCGGGAGAGCCAGGAGGTGAGGACCCGCTCGCTTCCCCCTCCGAAAAACGGCTCCCAGACGGAGGAGACGACGCCGTATTGAAAGAGCGCCAGATAGGTCGCGATGCCGAAGCCGACCATCGCCACGGCGATGATCGGCCATCGATGGGGCCAACTCGACGGATTGTCGTCCCACCCCGGGGGGATATCGTTTTTCACTGTATTCGATCTCTTTTCACGGTTGTATTTAAAATCCCCACCCGATGCCGACCGTCGCCTCCCAGGTATTCAATGATTCTTCAAAGCGATCGACCAGCCGGTCGATGTAGCGGTAGCGCCCTTCGGCTTTGAGCGAGATCCGCTCCGTCATCTGCGTGGCGGCGCCGAGCCCGACGTTGTAAGTAAACCCGCTGTCATCGCTGATCCTGGCGGGAACTCCCGCGACCGATCCGAGGATAATGTCGCCGTCCAGGTCCCCTCGTGCCCAGCCGATTCCTGTAATCAAGTAGTAATTGATCGGATCTCGCGGATTGGCGTTCCAGTGAAGATTCAGATCGAGCAGGTGGACATTCATATCGCTTCCGCCGCCGGGGGCATTCTTCACCTCGCTCGGAACAAACGTATAGCGGCCCTCGACCCCCAAGGCCATGGTGGGATGGTAGAGATAATGGGCTCCCAGGACAAAAGCGTCATCCAACTCGGGGCGTCTGCCCAGGATCGATTGATCGGTCAGGTCGTCTCCGAAAAAGGCGCCGGCGTGAATCCCGAACTCGCGGCTTCCCGGCCGGATCTCGGCTGCCGCGAGGCCGGCCGTAAAAAGGGTGGCGATGAGCGGGAACATAAAAAGAAATCGTTTCATTTTTCCTCCTTTCGTGCGGACGTGTGAAAAGTTTTCACGGCTGCCCCGCCGGCGTTCCTCGGACAGATCCGAAAGCATGCTGAAACTGAGCAATCGTGTGAGGGGGACGGCATGAGTGTGAAATCTTTCTACAACGGATCACGGTCCCTCTTAGGATCAGGATATTCCTCTTATCGATCTCCCGCCTCAGGAGGTCGATATTTCATTTGAAAATGCAGCCCGTCCCAAGGACACGAAGATGCCGGTGGGGAGCGAACGATTCTGGAAAGGTTGAAAGTGCAAAAAGAAGACCAGCCGTTCAGCGAAGGAGATTTATCGATGGCGGCGAAAACAAGGTTTGTTCTTTCATTGCAACTTGATCGAGATTAGGATAAGTTTGGCGCGGAGCCCGATGTGAACGACACTTTCGGAAAGGAGGAAACATGGCGACGTTGCGTCGAATCTTGGCGGCGACCGATTTTTCGGATCACTCGAAAGAGGCCCTCGATTACGCAGCCTATTTGGCGAAGTCATTGGGGGCAGAGCTCTCTCTGCTCCATGTATTCGAGCCCCGTTATTACCATCAGGATGTGATGCGCTGGATGGGCCCGGAAGTCCACGTGTGGATGAAAAATCTCAGAGAGGAAGAACGCAGAAGACTGGCCGATCTTGAAAAAGAAGTCCGCGAAAAGGGGATAAAAGTGCGCTCCTTTTTCAAGGAAGGAACGCCGTTCCGTGAGATTTTAAAGGCCGCCGACGAGATCTCGGCCGATCTGATCGTCCTCGGCACCCACGGCCGGACCGGGTTGGATCGCTTCATGATGGGAAGCGTGGCCGAGCGTGTGGCGCGAAGCGCTCCGTGCCCGGTCTTTATCGCCAGACCGAAAGCCCGGGGGGGTGGAAGAAAAAAGAAGATGGGCTCATAGCCGGGGATTACATCCCAGGCGTCAGCCTCAGGGAGGTGGGATCGGATCTCTTCCGGCTTCGGAAGAAGAGGAGGCGGAGGTGCTGTTTTGCTCGGACCGCAATACGCGGGTTTCGAGACTGTAGCGCCCTTTCAACTCATCCCCGATCGTCCCCTCCCAGAGTGGCACCCCCAGGATGTAGGCGGCGCGGCCGAGCATATGCGCCGCGACCGGCGCGGTCAGAAAAAAGAAGACGATCACCAACAGGGCGCGGGTCGTGACGCCGAGCTCAGCGAAGTAGACCGCCACCCCCAGGAGCATCAAGGCGATGCCGAGGGTCGCCCCCTTGGTCGCCGCCTGCATCCGGGAGTAGAGGTCGGGGAAGCGGAAAATCCCGACCGCCGCCAAAAGGAGGAAGCCGGCGCCGGCGTACATCAAGATCCAGGCGATTCCTTCACTCATCATGCGCCCTCTTCTCCAGGTAGCGGGCAAAGGCCACGGTGCCGAGGAACGCCACCATGGAGAGTACGATCCCGGCGTCGAGGAAAACCGGATGGTCGGTGGTGATCGCATAGAGGCTGAGAATCCCGACGGCGACGATCGCGATTAGATCGAGCGCCACGACCCGGTCGGGAAGGCTCGGCCCGCGGACCAGCCGGTAAAAGGCGATCAGGAGGGCCACGACCAGCATGATCATCACTCCGTTGGCCGGATGGCTCAGGAATGAAAGAGGCGTTTCCATCATCGCAACAGCTCCAAGATCCTTCGCTCGAACCCCTCTTTGATCCCCCTTCGGACCGCTTCGATGTCGTCGTTATCGACGTACATCGCATGGAGGAAGAGGACGCGGCGGTCTGTCGAGACATCGAGGCTCAACGTCCCCGGCGTCAACGAGACCAGGTTCGCCAACAGGGTGATCTCCAGGTCGGATCGGACATCCAGAGGGACGGCGACGATCGCCGGACGCATGTAGTGCTTCGGCGTGACGACATCGTGGGCCAGCCGGAGATTCGATTGGATCAATTCCCAGATGAAAAAGAAAAAAAGGTCGATCGCCTGGCGTACTTTCCGAGCGTAGCTCTCCAGGCCGACGACTCGCCGGGCGAAGAGCAAGATCAAAAAGCCGAGGACGAAACCGACCGCGAGATTGGCCATCGTGAACTCCGCGGTCATCGTCGCCCAGGAAAACGCCAGCAAGAGATTCCATAAAAGGCCGTTCATGGTTCCCCTCCTAATACGGATCGGACATATTCCGACGGGTCGAGCAGCTGTTCCGCCGCCCGCATTGCAATGTTCATCATCGGCTCCGCCCCCAACCCCAGCAGAACGATGAGGATCGCCAACATCAACATGGGAAGATAGAGAAGCGGCTGCGCGGGCGGCGCGCCGACGGCGCCTCGACCCGTTCGTTCGGCGGACGCCTGCGGGTCTTTCCAGAAGGCCTCGGTCCAGATCTTGACCATCGAGAAGAGGGTCAGGATGCTGACGCCGAGGGCGACGGCGACGATCGGATACCGCGCGCTTCCGAGACCGGCTTGGACGAGGGTCAGTTTCGCGAAAAAACCGGAAAGCGGCGGCAATCCGGCGAGGGAGAGGGCCGGGATCAGGAAGAGGATCGACAGGCCGGGCGCGGCCCGATAGAGGCCCCCGAGCTTCTTCAGATCGGTCGTCCCGGCCAGCCGATCGGCGACCCCGCTGACGAGAAAGAGGGCCGCTTTGGAAAAGATGACGTGGACCATGAAGAAAACGGTCCCCGCCAGCGCCAAGGGGGTAAAGATTCCCAGGCCCATCAACAGATAGCCGATTTGGCTGACGATGTGAAATGAGAGGAGGCGGCGGAACTCCATCTGCGCAACCGCCCCCAAAACGCCGGTGACCATCGTCAGCCCGGCGACGACGAGGAGGAGGGTGTGGGTATAGCCGATGTCCTGAACGAAAAGAAGGGTGAAGACCCGGACCAACGCATAGACGCCGACCTTGGTCAGCAGACCGGAGAAGAGGGCGGTGACCGCCACCGGCGGAACATGATAAGAAGCCGGGAGCCAGAAGAAGAGGGGAAAGATCGCCGCCTTGATCCCGAAGGCGACGAGAAAGAGCATTGCCAGCGTCGTCGCCAGCCCGGGGGAGGGGAGGCCGGCCAGCTTTCTCGAGAGATCGGCCATGTTCAGGGTGCCGGCGACGCCGTAGAGAATGCCGATCGCCGCCAGGAAGAAGGCCGACGACATCAGGTTGAGGGTGACATATTTGATCGCCCCCTCCATCTGCGCCCGTTCTCCCCCGAGCGCCAGCAGGACGAAGGAGGCCATCAACAACACCTCGAACCAGACGTAGAGATTGAAGATATCTCCCGTGAGAAAAGCCCCGCAAACCCCCATCAGAAGGATCTGGACGAGCGGGTGATATCCGAACGATTCGCGCTCCGGATCGATGCTCCCGAGCGAATAGAACATGACCGCGGCGCCGACGACCCCCGCCACGACCACCATCACCGCGCTGAAAAGGTCGGCGACAAGGGTGATCCCGAAAGGGGCGGGCCAGTTCCCGATCTGGACCGACTGAATCCCGTGGCGCCGGACCGACTCGAAGAGCCCGACCGCCGCGAAGAGGAGACCGATGCTCCCCGCGACGCCGAAGGCGCGCTGGAGCGCGCGTCTCCGCCAGGCCATGAGCGCGGCGATCGCCGCCAGAAACGGGATCAAGATCGGGAGAATCAGCAAAAGGGTCATGTGTCGGTTCCCTTCATGGCATCGAGATCTTCGCTGCCGACGGTCTGATAGGCGCGGTAGGCGAGGACCAACGCGAAGGCGAGGACGCCGAATCCGATGACGATCGCCGTGAGAATCATCGCCTGCGGGAGCGGATCGGCGAACAGGCCGGTTGGAGCGCCGGCCCCCGGCGGGACCAGGGGGGGCTCGGCGCGGGTCAATCCCCCGGCGGTAAAGATCAACAGGTTGGCCGCGTTTCCCAGGAGAGCCAATCCGAGGATCAATTTCGCCAGGCTCCGCCGGAGCATCATATAGAAGCCCGCCGCGTAAAGCCCGCCGATCACCGACGCCAAGAGCAGCTCCATTCTTACTCCTCCGCCAGCGAGAGAATGATCATCAGGGTGACCCCGACGACGGTCAGATAAACCCCGGCGTCGAACAGCAACGGCGTGCCGAGATCGAGACGGTCGAAATAGGGGAGGGAGAGGTGTCCCCATGCGCCGGTCATGAACGGCGCTCCTCGAAAGAGGGAAAAGAGCCCGCTTCCGGCGGCGACCGCCAGCCCGGAGGCGATCAGGGTGTGCGGATCGACCCGGAGCGCGCGGCGGGTCGAAGCGGCGTCGTAGGCGATGGTGTAGAGGGCGAAGGCCCCCGCGGCCATCAATCCGGCGATGAATCCCCCTCCCGGCTCGTTGTGGCCGCGCAGCAGAAGAAAAATGGAGAACTGGAGCATGATGGTGAGGAGGAAATTTGTCGCGGTCCGGAGGATGAGAGAAATCATTTCTTTCCCTCCAGGCGCAGTTTCAAGAGGGCATAAACGCCGAAGGCGGCCACCGCCAAGACGGTGATCTCCCCCAGCGTATCGAATCCCCTGAAATCGACCAGGATGACATTTACGATATTCCGGCCGTGCGCCATCGGGACGCTCTTTTCGGCAAAGAACTCGGAAATCGGCGGATGAAACCGGGGATGGGAGGCCATCAGAACCAGCGCAAACATCAAGGCGCCGACGCCGAGCGAGAGGACTCCGTCCCGGGCTCTCGCCTTCCAATCGGAGATCGGGGTGAACCGGGGGAGATGGTAGAAGACCAAGACAAAGAGGAGGACGGTGAAGGTCTCGATCAAGAACTGGGTCATCGCAAGATCGGGCGCGCCGTAGAGGATATAGATGAGCGCCACCCCGTATCCGACGACGCCGAGGGCGGTGACGGCGCCGAGGCGGGACGAGGTCTGCGTGGCGACCAACGCGGCGGCGAGGATCATTGCGCCGACGGCCGCTTCGTAAAAACGGACCTCCGACAACCGGTCGGGGAGGAGAAAGCCGCCTTTGCTCAAGAGGGTAAAACCGGTCAGCCCCACGGCGGCGACCGCCACGATCATCAGATAAATCCGGAGGCGGCCGTTCTGAAGAAGGCGGGTCTGGGTTTTGGCCAGCATTATCATCCCGTCGAGGGCGGCCTTGTACCCGCGCGCCGGTCCCCACCGCGAGAGCGCTTTGAGCCCTTGGGTGGCGGCAAGAATCCGGTCCCGCGCGGCGTAGAGGCCGATCCCCGCCGCGACGGCCGCCGCGCTGAATGCGAGAATCAGATTGAGCCCATGCCAGAGCGCCAGATGAAGCTCGGCCGGCCGACGGAGAACGGCCGCGGCGGCCGGAGAAAGAACGAAGCGCTCGGCGGGTCCGGGAAAAAGCCCGAAGAGGAGGCCCAATCCGCCCAGCAACGCAGGGCCGAGCCAAAGGCTCACCGGCGCCTCATGCGCCGCCGGTTCGGCCCCGTTCCGTTTCCCGGAAAAGAACGGCGCGAAGCCGACCATCCCCCCCACCGCCACGAATAAAAGACTCGCCAACATCATCACGCCGATCAAGAGGAGGCGCGCCGACGGCGCCTCCCAGCCTGCTGCGTAAAGCATCTCCTTGCCGATAAAGCCGAAGGTGGGGGGAATTCCCGCCATCGAGATCGCCGCCAGCCCGGCGGCCGCGGCGGTGATCGGCATCTTCTTGCCGAGGTTCCCGAGGCGGCGCAAATCGAGATCGCCGGTTTCATGATAGACCGCTCCGGCGACCATGAAGAGCGCCCCCTTATAAAGGGCGTGGGCGAAGAGGTACACGACCGCCGCCTTGATCGCCTCCGCCGTTCCGAGCCCGAGGAGCATCGTGAGCGTTCCCAGGACGCTAACGGTCGAGTAGGCGAGAACCCGTTTCAAGTCATTTTGATAAAAGGCCAGGACCCCGGTGATCAGCATCGTCGCGGCCCCGACGGTCGAGACGATGTAAAACCAGGGGTCGGTTCCTCCGAGGAGCGGCGTCAGGCGCGCCATCAAGTAGATGCCGGCCTTGACCATCGTCGCCGAGTGAAGATAGGCGCTGACGGGGGTCGGCCCTTCCATCGCCCCCGGAAGCCAGAAATGGAACGGGACCTGCGCCGATTTGGTGAAGGCGCCGAGGAGCACCAGAAGGAGGATCGGGAGATAAAGCGCATGGCTGCGAAAGAGGTCCCCCTTCTGGAGCAGAACGGAGAATTCGAAGCTCTCCCCCACCTGGCCGATCAGCACCAGGCCGGCCATCAGTGCGAGCCCCCCTCCGCCGGTGACCAGGAGTGCTTGCAGCGCGGCCGACCGGGCCGCCTCCCGTTCGTGATCAAAGCCGATCAGAAGATAAGAGCTGAAGCTCGTCAGCTCCCAGAATACGAAAAGGGTTAACAGGTTCCCCGCCAGGACCACGCCGAGCATCGAGGCCATGAACATTAAGATGAAAAGGTAGAACCGCCCGAGCTGGGGGTGGTCCGAGAGGTAGCCCCCCGCATAGATCAGGACCAGGGCGCCGATCCCGCTGATGAGGAGGGCGAAGAGAAGGCTCAATCCGTCGAGATAAAACGAAAGGGTGAGACCGAGCTGCGGGACCCACGGGTGGGAGACGATGACCGTCTCCCCCGCGGCGACGGTGCCGGCGTGGGAGAGGAAATAGATCAAAAGGGAGATCGGAAGAAGGGCCGTGATCCATCCAATCGCGCCTTTTAAGAAGCGGTGCAGCCAGGGGGCGGCCGCAGCAAGGAAAAAGCCAGATAAAACCGCAACCGTCATTCACATCCTTTGATTTTATCGAGGGGTTGCATCTGTTGTCGCCTGTTCTTTTGAAATGCGCGGAGGGGAGCCCGCGCCGTTCGACCGGCCGGATCTTCCGTTATCTTTCCTCCGCCCGCGATCCGATTTCTTTCTCAACCTGTCCCCGCTTCGCCTTCTCGAGGTCGACGGCGGCGCTGATCAGCGCCACATGGGTAAAGGCCTGGGGAAAATTGCCGAGATGCTCCTCGGTGATCGGATCGATCTCCTCGGCGTAAAGTCCGAGATCGTTCGCGCAGGAGAGAAGGTGCTTCAGGCGCGCGTCCGCCTCCTCGATCTCCCCCATCAAGCTGAGGGCGTCGACCAGCCAGAACGAGCAGGGGAGGAAGGTCCCCTCCCGGTCCGGCAAACCGTCCTCCATGATGTAGCGGTAGACGAAATGACGGCTCATCAGATGTTTCTCGATCGCCCGGACCGTCGAGACCATTCTGGGATCGGCGGGATCGATAAACCCGAGGATGGGAAAAAGAAGGGCCGATGCGTCGAGCGCCTTCTCGCCGAAGGCCTGCACGAAGCTCCCCAGCTCGGGATCGTAACCTTCCTTCAAAATCGTCTCCCGGATTTCATCCCGTACCGGCTCCCACCCCCGGGTCTCGATCTTCAACGCCTGCTCCCGCGCCAGCTTGATCGAGAGATCGAGCGTCAGCCAGCACATCACCTTCGAATGGACGAAATGGCGTCTCCTGTCCCGGAACTCCCAGATGCCGTGGTCGGGCTCTCTCCAATGGGCGACGACGAATTCGCAGACCTCCTTCAGGAAAGCGCGGAGCTCTTCCCGGGGGAGCTCCGCCGCGTGCGGATGGTCCTTTCGCTTGTAGAAGGTATAGAGGGTGTCGAGAAGCGCCCCATAGGTGTCGAGCTGAAGCTGCTTCGCCGCCGCGTTGCCGACCCGGACCGGCCGGGACCGCCGATATCCTTCGAGATGGGGGAGGGTCTCCTCCGGAAGCTCGGTTCCGCCGTCGATCCGGTACATGATCTGAAATCGATGTGTTCGCGTCGAGGAAGAGAAGGTCGAGATGAAGAAGGCGGCGGCCTCTTCCCGATAGCCGAGAACGAGGAGGGCGTAGAGGGTGAGGACGGCATCTCTCAACCAGGAGAAGCGGTAATCCCAGTTGCGCACCCCGCCGATCGACTCGGGAAGCGAGGTGGTCGCGGCGGCGACGATCCCGCCGGCCGGCGCAAAGGTCAGCAGTTTCAATGTCAGCGCGCTTCGAACGACCTCTTTTTCGTACGGGCCCGCATACCGGCACTTTCCGGCCCAGCGCCGCCAGTAATCGACCGTCCGGGCGATGCGGGCCTCCATCCCCTCGGGGGTGCGCTCTTCCGCGCGCGGCCGGTCCGCTTCCTCGGTATAATCCAAGAGGAGATAGAGAATTTCCCCTCGCGCGATCCGGATGACCGCCTCCGCTTTCCCTTTTTCAATCCGCCAGGGGATCTTCCGGAGCGTCGCCGTCCGGCTGATCGAAAAGAGGATGAGCGATCCCGGTCGGTCGATTAAGGCCCCTTCCCCGTCCGGATGAAGATCGGCGTTCCGCCGCGCATAATCGGGCGTCGGCTTGAAGCGGATTTCGACATCGACCTCCCCTTCGACCCCTTCGATCTTCCTCAGGATCTCTTCAGGCCGCTCGTCTTTTGCCGGAATCGGCATCAGATCGATGACCCGGATCGTCCCAAAGCCGTTGGAAAAGGTGGTGGATAAGACGTTGGTTCGCTCCAGATAGGATCGCTCCACCTTGTAGGGACCGCGCAGATTGATCTGAAAATAGCCGCCGATCCCGATATCGAGGAGCCGGCAGAAGACGGCGGGGGAGTCGAAATGAGGGAAGCAGGCCCAATCGATCGATCCCTCCGAAGAGATCAACGCCGCCGTATGGAGGTTGCCGACGACACCGTAATCCGAGATTGCCTGATAAGGGCCCAATTTCGATTCTCCAAATCGGAAGACGGGAAGAAGGGGAGAACCCCTCTTCAGAAAGTTTCGATCGTTCCGGGCCGAGCCTTTCCGGACCGGTCGGCCTCTCGCTACGCAGCGCGCGGGCGATGCCATCGGATGGGCATCGATCGCATATTGATTCTAATGCGGAAAGGAGGACGTTTGAGACGAAAGACGACAGCGACGATCAAGCCGTATCTTTTCACAAGCCGGGAGAGAAAGTCAATGTGGGGATTTCCCGCAGGAGGGTAAGGTGCCGCGCCGGGATCGTTTGGTCCAAGGGGAAGGGGCCCCCGATCCGGGGGACCGATCGGGCCGCTTACAGCCGGATCAACGGGAGCCCGGTCTCCGGATCGGTCCGGCGCTGGAGGTGGCGGGGGGATTCGGTCACCACGATCTCCAGGGTCGGCCAGACATGTCCTTCCAAAAGGTGGCCGCCGTGCGCCGTGCCGTCGGCCTTGCCGACCACGACATGGGCGTGGACCTTGGGGGCGCCTTGATGCAGGGCGATGTTGCCGGTCAGCGAGAGAACTTCGACCTGTTCCCGGACCGGAATGGCCTTGTAGCCCTTCCGGTCCGGCTCGAAGAAGCCGAGGGAGACATCTTGAAACCCGCCGATCCCGGTCAATTGGGCGGCGGCGAGCCGGTGGGTCTCGGCGAATTTCGAGAGCCCCTCCATCACCGCGTCTCCTTTGTCGAATACCAAGACGTAGACCTGCTCTTCCCGGTTTCGGATCAACTTTTCCTTCATGCGGCGCTCCTTCGCTTCAGCCCCCAGGCCAAGGCGGCCCCGGCGAGCAGGGCGCCCGCCCCCAAAAGGGGGGCCGTTTTCTTCAATCGCACGGGGAGCCGGTGTTTTCCCCCCCCGTTCTCGCTCGGCGTCTCGGACGGCGCGGGGCGCATCGCCATCTGAAGGACTTCCGCCAGGTGGAGCGCCCGCCGGTTCGTCGTCTGGGCGATCTGCTCCCGGCAGCTGAAGCCGTCGGAGAGGATCAGCGTCTCCGCGTCGGCTTCGCGGACGGCGGGGAGGAGGACCCGCTCCCCCGAGGCGATTGAGACATCATAATGCGCCTTCTCGAAGCCGAACGCCCCGGCCATCCCGCAGCAGCCGGAATCGAGAATTTCGAAATCGAGGCCGAGCTTGGCGAGGATCTTCTCCTCATCGTTCAGCTTCATGATCGCCTTGTGGTGGCAGTGCCCGTGGACCACCGCCTTGCGCGCAAGCCGCGGCGGCTGGAAATGATCGACTTTCTTTTCGAGAAATTCGCTCAACATGAACGTCTGGCGGCTGAGGCGGAGCGCGTCTTCGTCACGCGGGAAGAGGTTCACCAACTCGTCGCGAAAGGCGGCGACGCAGCTCGGCTCCAGGCCGACCACGGGAATGCCCGCCTCGATTTCAGGTTGCAGCGCCGCCAGCGTCTGCCGCCAGCGTTTTTTGGCCCGATCGAGAAAGCCGAAATCGTACAGCGGCCGTCCGCAGCAGAGGATTCGCCGCGGAATCTCGACCCGATAGCCGAGCCCTTCCAGCACCTCGACCGCCGCCTTGGCCGTATCGGGATAAAAGAAATTATTGAAGGTATCCGGCCAGAGGAGAACACGAGGGCCCGCGGCGTTTTTGGCCTCCCGACGGCGGAACCAATCTCGAAACGTCTCGGTGGCAAAAGCGGGGATCCGGCGCTCCGGGGCGATATCCCCGACCGCTTTCGCCAGACCGCTCAGCCAGGGTGTTTGCATGACGAAGTTCGCCAGCCGCGGCGCCGTCGAGGCGAGCCGCGACCACCCGTAGATCAGCCCCATCGAATAGGCGGAGCGCGGACGGAGTCTCCCCTTGTAGTAGTGGGCGCGGAACTCGGCCTTGTAGGTGGCGATATCGACATTGACCGGGCAGTCCCCCTTGCACCCTTTGCAGGCGAGGCAGAGATCGAGCGTCTCCTCCACATGATCGTCCCGCCATCCTTCCGTGATCGGGTCTCCCTGCAGCATCTCGAAGAGGGCGTGGGCCCGCCCCCGGGTGGTATCTTTTTCCTCCCGGGTCACCATATAGCTGGGGCACATCGTCCCCCCGCTCTCCCGCCGGCACTTGCCGACCCCGACGCAGCGGAGGGTCGCGTGGGCGAAGCTTCCATCTTCGGGATATTGAAAATAGGTCTCAACCGCCGGCGGGTTGTAGCCGGTTCCGAGCCGAAGGTTCTCGGTGATCAAATCGGGCTCGATCACCTTTCCGGGATTCATCTTCCACGAGGGGTCCCAGATCGATTTGAACTCCCGAAACGCCGCCGTCAGCTCCGGGCCGTACATTTTCTGAAGCAGCTCCCCGCGCGCCTGTCCGTCGCCGTGCTCCCCGGAGAAAGAGCCGCCGTACCGGAGGACGGTCTCTGCCGCCTCGTCG encodes the following:
- a CDS encoding SDR family oxidoreductase; this translates as MPSEDQDGRPEVVVVTGASAGVGRAVVREFAKRKAKIGLLARGEDGLAGARKEVEAAGGKALVIPIDVSDAEQVEAAAAAVEEAFGPIDIWVNNAMVSVLSPVKEMPPEEFKRVTDVTYLSYVYGTLAALRRMLPRDRGTIVQVGSALAYRSIPLQSAYCGAKHAVKGFTDALRSELIHDKSRVRITMVQLPAHNTPQFSWIKTRMPNHPQPVPPIFQPEVAAEAIYWAAHHNRRELTVGWPAAKAIWGNKIIPGFLDWYLALKGYGGQQTGEPVDPNRPDNLWRPVPGDHGARGIFSHRAKPDSIHLRLNLHRGTVIAAGVIALMLLATGIFIWY
- a CDS encoding vitamin K epoxide reductase family protein, whose product is MKNDIPPGWDDNPSSWPHRWPIIAVAMVGFGIATYLALFQYGVVSSVWEPFFGGGSERVLTSWLSRVFPVSDAALGAFAYLLDAVTGAIGGARRWKTMPWMVILFGIAVGPLGIVSLFLVIAQPVLLGDWCTLCLVTAFISVVMIGPAMDEVLASLQFLRREYDRGRSLWRAFWGLEERDEKTEPLSKAA
- a CDS encoding outer membrane protein is translated as MKRFLFMFPLIATLFTAGLAAAEIRPGSREFGIHAGAFFGDDLTDQSILGRRPELDDAFVLGAHYLYHPTMALGVEGRYTFVPSEVKNAPGGGSDMNVHLLDLNLHWNANPRDPINYYLITGIGWARGDLDGDIILGSVAGVPARISDDSGFTYNVGLGAATQMTERISLKAEGRYRYIDRLVDRFEESLNTWEATVGIGWGF
- a CDS encoding universal stress protein translates to MATLRRILAATDFSDHSKEALDYAAYLAKSLGAELSLLHVFEPRYYHQDVMRWMGPEVHVWMKNLREEERRRLADLEKEVREKGIKVRSFFKEGTPFREILKAADEISADLIVLGTHGRTGLDRFMMGSVAERVARSAPCPVFIARPKARGGGRKKKMGS
- the mnhG gene encoding monovalent cation/H(+) antiporter subunit G; the encoded protein is MMSEGIAWILMYAGAGFLLLAAVGIFRFPDLYSRMQAATKGATLGIALMLLGVAVYFAELGVTTRALLVIVFFFLTAPVAAHMLGRAAYILGVPLWEGTIGDELKGRYSLETRVLRSEQNSTSASSSSEAGRDPIPPP
- a CDS encoding cation:proton antiporter — encoded protein: METPLSFLSHPANGVMIMLVVALLIAFYRLVRGPSLPDRVVALDLIAIVAVGILSLYAITTDHPVFLDAGIVLSMVAFLGTVAFARYLEKRAHDE
- a CDS encoding Na+/H+ antiporter subunit E, which gives rise to MNGLLWNLLLAFSWATMTAEFTMANLAVGFVLGFLILLFARRVVGLESYARKVRQAIDLFFFFIWELIQSNLRLAHDVVTPKHYMRPAIVAVPLDVRSDLEITLLANLVSLTPGTLSLDVSTDRRVLFLHAMYVDNDDIEAVRRGIKEGFERRILELLR
- a CDS encoding Na+/H+ antiporter subunit D, with amino-acid sequence MTLLLILPILIPFLAAIAALMAWRRRALQRAFGVAGSIGLLFAAVGLFESVRRHGIQSVQIGNWPAPFGITLVADLFSAVMVVVAGVVGAAVMFYSLGSIDPERESFGYHPLVQILLMGVCGAFLTGDIFNLYVWFEVLLMASFVLLALGGERAQMEGAIKYVTLNLMSSAFFLAAIGILYGVAGTLNMADLSRKLAGLPSPGLATTLAMLFLVAFGIKAAIFPLFFWLPASYHVPPVAVTALFSGLLTKVGVYALVRVFTLLFVQDIGYTHTLLLVVAGLTMVTGVLGAVAQMEFRRLLSFHIVSQIGYLLMGLGIFTPLALAGTVFFMVHVIFSKAALFLVSGVADRLAGTTDLKKLGGLYRAAPGLSILFLIPALSLAGLPPLSGFFAKLTLVQAGLGSARYPIVAVALGVSILTLFSMVKIWTEAFWKDPQASAERTGRGAVGAPPAQPLLYLPMLMLAILIVLLGLGAEPMMNIAMRAAEQLLDPSEYVRSVLGGEP
- a CDS encoding Na+/H+ antiporter subunit C, with amino-acid sequence MELLLASVIGGLYAAGFYMMLRRSLAKLILGLALLGNAANLLIFTAGGLTRAEPPLVPPGAGAPTGLFADPLPQAMILTAIVIGFGVLAFALVLAYRAYQTVGSEDLDAMKGTDT
- a CDS encoding Na+/H+ antiporter subunit B, translating into MISLILRTATNFLLTIMLQFSIFLLLRGHNEPGGGFIAGLMAAGAFALYTIAYDAASTRRALRVDPHTLIASGLAVAAGSGLFSLFRGAPFMTGAWGHLSLPYFDRLDLGTPLLFDAGVYLTVVGVTLMIILSLAEE